DNA sequence from the Chitinophaga flava genome:
AGGTAAATACCGTACAGATACGCTGCGGGTGCTGTTACTAACGTTTTTTCTGCTGATGGCTAAAGCCACTCATCAGGATGACACGGTGAAAGCGGCCACCCATCATAATTATACTGTGCTGCGTAATTTCGAAAAGCTGATAGAAAAAGAATATCTCCAACAGCGACTGCCCAAATATTATGCTGAAATACTATGTATCACCCCTGGCCATCTTAATAATATTTGCCAGGAGCTGTTAGGCACATCCGCCGGAGATATGATCAGGAACAGGATTGTGCTGGAAGCAAAGCGCATGTTGATCCACCTGGATATGACCGTAACGGAGATTGCCTACAGCCTGAATTTTAAAGACAATTCCTATTTCTGTAAGTTTTTTAAGAATCAGACAGGACTCTCCCCCGAAAGCTTCAGGAAGAATATATAGGTTTTACCTTGCAGAAACGGGAATACCGGCCACCTGGCAACCCGTGCAGGTTGCCGGTAACCGGTAAGAAATAGTATTGCCGGAAAAGTTGATCGACTGTTTCATCATTCCCCTGGTTAGAGAATAATTAGCAACACTATTATAAGTTGAAATATTATAATGCCGGATTATTGGAATAGTCCGTCCATAGCTGATCTACAGATTTACCGGTGAGCTGGTTCCAGGTATTGGCCGTATAGGTTTTGTTTCGTAACGCGGTGTTAAGGTCATCTGCAATAGTGCTGCGTACATGGTTTTCGAGCCATACGAGGAAACGGGCAGTAACACGATAGGCATCTGTGTATTTTTGAGAAGACGACCAGTTGGGCAGCGACCATCCTGCAGGGCCGTTGTTGACACCATATTTATAACGGGCATAATCGGCAATACCTTCTGTCAGCCATCCTGGCGTTCCGCCCGTATATGCCTGAACGATATGCATTACCTCATGGGTTACCACATCTATATCTTCCGGATGGCTGCGAAACCAGGCCGGGCTGTAAACGCTCTGGTCACCGGAGGTGTAAGCCACCCCATTGTAATTGGGATCAATGAGGAAAGTTACTTTTTTTGTCGCGCCAGGATAAAATCGATTTAGCATTTTTGGATAAACAGTAAAGAAGGTGTTTACCAATCTTTGACGCACGGCATCGTCAAAGGTAGCATCGTTGTTGGTGAAGGTAAGCGTATAGCCGTTGCTGGTATAGATAACAGTACCTACAGGTGTGGTGGCAGCAGCGCTTACACTGGTTTGTTTTCCTCCGGGCATATTAGCCGGATTGTTTTGCGGATCAGGAGATACGAGGGCGGATTTGCTGCAGGAACAGAATAACAGCGTACATGCAACAATGGGAATGATGCAATCCTTCAATGGATATTTCATGTGGATGTTGGGTTCTATAGGGGGCTGATAAATCAGTCGATCTTATGTAAGATAAAGAAATCACTTCTATTTTCCCACAACATTTATCTAAAACTGACATTTTTTTGAGATAGATCTGTAAGAAGAACAAAGAAAAACGCAGTTTTATGTCATCGGCTGCAATACCTGACTATATCGATTTTGCAGTGTACCCTGATAATCAACTCATCTCATTTTCCACCACATATTTTTTTCCCCATTCACATATACTGACAAATATCGGCAGTAAATCTTTCCCCTTCCCGGTAAGAATATAACAAACTCCCACCGGAACAGTATCCGGAATTACTTCTTTAATAATAATACCCTCCTTCTCCAACTCCTTCAGTTTTCTACCTAGTACCTGCTCCGAAATATTGGGCAATTCATTCTTCAATAAATGAAAACGATTCAATCCCTCTGAAATTGAGTAAATGATCTGAGGAATCCAACGCCCGCTGAATGCATCCACGGCTGCATTTAATATACAGGATTCAGAAAGGAACTGCCTGTTGATAGCATTGCTGGAATTTTCCTTACGCATGACATCTCCGTTTTTATGGCTCACAATTTTGTTCGTTATTGTCCGGAACAATGAGCTGACTGATTTTTGCAATAAAATTACAGAATAACATGCAAACAATTTTAGGCTCCGGCGGAGCAATAGGCGTGGAACTAACCAAAGCACTGAACGTATATACCCATGATATCCGGCTGGTTAGCCGGAATCCTCAGAAAATCAACGACACAGATATACTGTTTCCGGCCGATTTGAATGAAACACATCAGCTAGATAAGGCCATTGAAGGCAGCGAAACCTGTTACGTTACCATAGGCTTCGACTATGATATCGCGGTATGGGAGGCTAAATGGTACGCTTTCATGCAACGGGTAATAGCTTCATGTATCCGTCATAAAACCAGGCTCGTTTTCTTCGACAATGTATACGCCATTGGAGGCAACCATGTTAATCATATCACCGAAACCTCCCCTGTGAGCCCTGTCAGCAGAAAAGGAGCCGTACGGGCAAAGGTGGATCAGCTAATTATCGAAAATGTTGAAAAAGGCAATATAGAAGCTATTATTGCAAGAGCTCCTGATTTTTTCGGGCCTGTTAAACACAAGAGTCTGATGATGGGGCTGATTTATGATAGTCTGATACAGCACACTCCCGCTAAATGGTTATGCAATGCAGACGTTATTCATTCCAGCGGGCTTACAAGAGACCTCGCCATTGGCACTGCCATGTTAGGCAACCACGACAATACCTTCAATCAGATATGGAATTTACCAGTCGCTACAGAAGGGCTAACCGGCAGACAATGGACAGAGCTATTTGCCACCGCATTAAATAAACCCCATCAAATTGAAGTCTTGTCTCATGACGCCATTGCAGCAATAGGGCTGTCAGATTCCATTATCCGGGAAACACATGAAATGCTTTATCAATACGACCGGGATTATTATTTTGACAGTACTAAATTTAATAACAGGTTTAACTACACTCCTACCAGCAATCGCGAAGCAGTGCAATTCACGGTGGAAAGTCTTGCTGTACAGTAAACGCAGATCCGGCTACAACAAACATAGAATTGGCTTCATCCTTCTCTTTATTGCAACAGAACTTTGCAGCAATAAAAAGATCCAAACATGAAAATCATCGTAACAGGCTCGCTGGGAAATATCAGTAAGCCACTGACCAAACAACTCATAGAAAAAGGACATGATGTAACCGTTATCAGCAGTAATGGAAAAAAACAG
Encoded proteins:
- a CDS encoding basic secretory family protein gives rise to the protein MKYPLKDCIIPIVACTLLFCSCSKSALVSPDPQNNPANMPGGKQTSVSAAATTPVGTVIYTSNGYTLTFTNNDATFDDAVRQRLVNTFFTVYPKMLNRFYPGATKKVTFLIDPNYNGVAYTSGDQSVYSPAWFRSHPEDIDVVTHEVMHIVQAYTGGTPGWLTEGIADYARYKYGVNNGPAGWSLPNWSSSQKYTDAYRVTARFLVWLENHVRSTIADDLNTALRNKTYTANTWNQLTGKSVDQLWTDYSNNPAL
- a CDS encoding winged helix-turn-helix transcriptional regulator, producing MRKENSSNAINRQFLSESCILNAAVDAFSGRWIPQIIYSISEGLNRFHLLKNELPNISEQVLGRKLKELEKEGIIIKEVIPDTVPVGVCYILTGKGKDLLPIFVSICEWGKKYVVENEMS
- a CDS encoding NAD-dependent epimerase/dehydratase family protein, with product MQTILGSGGAIGVELTKALNVYTHDIRLVSRNPQKINDTDILFPADLNETHQLDKAIEGSETCYVTIGFDYDIAVWEAKWYAFMQRVIASCIRHKTRLVFFDNVYAIGGNHVNHITETSPVSPVSRKGAVRAKVDQLIIENVEKGNIEAIIARAPDFFGPVKHKSLMMGLIYDSLIQHTPAKWLCNADVIHSSGLTRDLAIGTAMLGNHDNTFNQIWNLPVATEGLTGRQWTELFATALNKPHQIEVLSHDAIAAIGLSDSIIRETHEMLYQYDRDYYFDSTKFNNRFNYTPTSNREAVQFTVESLAVQ